The following coding sequences are from one Buchnera aphidicola (Periphyllus testudinaceus) window:
- the pheT gene encoding phenylalanine--tRNA ligase subunit beta: MKFSLSCLKYFLNKNIKDSVICNQLTEIGLEVEDYVKKKYNFKNSIIGKVISIKKLNKCYIFKIYINKNVFIKLLSKKINCYKGMKLAIGIKEYKNFNINEVFLKKNIIKELKWKIYKYSDFNIFGNKNYVVEFPYNVKIGIFVKEYFKKNPEDTILINITPNRNDCLGILGIARDLSVLNNINLKNKYHIQKDIKKKSTKKFNILVQENNICSNYFLKIIKNIDLSIKTPFWIREFLRKSHIESINIVQDVVNYVSLELGQSIHIFDFDKINNNFLKIRLSKKNEKFFLKKNFYIKTVKDTIVLLNNEKIISLGGFINSKDFYINKNTKNIFLGSGVFNHSYIDRIKSNYKNYYLSYDSHFRKCEKYLSYFSLKKITKILLKLCGGKISSVNFFSKFHIKNNKKITLSYKKINKILGFKINKFVIIDILKKLKYCVFENLSKIKVFPPFFRSDILCIEDVISDIARFYGYNKIPSIPLKFFFNSNKVNTNLKKIKKINNFLLNKGYSEVINYSFSDFLSQKIFSKKHKLLKIINPISKDLSYMRASLFPGLIKVMLYNKNRQQDSCSIFESGLCFKKKMNKEFDINQFFVFSGIKSGFKQKKNWLYKDRKFNYYDLKYDVEFFLSYFFNYNEILFKKDSILGFDKNLCSKIYYKNTLIGSIGMLDNSVKKFFQFKDDVFAFEIFIKNLLFIEKKINEFFLYPYSSRDISIIISNKISSSEIVYICYQVSLKYIFNVYIFDVYQGKNIPKDKKSLSIRIFFKSNKKSLTNIEIESLLKQCLKTLKNKFQAELRSK; encoded by the coding sequence ATGAAATTTAGTCTTTCATGTTTAAAATATTTTTTAAACAAAAATATTAAAGATTCTGTAATTTGTAATCAATTGACTGAAATTGGGTTAGAAGTAGAAGATTATGTAAAAAAAAAATATAATTTTAAAAATTCTATTATTGGTAAAGTTATATCTATAAAAAAATTAAATAAGTGTTATATATTTAAAATTTATATTAATAAAAATGTGTTTATAAAATTATTGTCAAAAAAAATAAATTGTTATAAAGGAATGAAATTAGCTATAGGTATAAAAGAATACAAAAATTTTAATATAAATGAAGTTTTTTTAAAAAAAAATATAATAAAAGAATTAAAATGGAAAATATATAAATATTCTGATTTTAATATTTTTGGAAATAAAAATTATGTAGTAGAATTTCCTTATAATGTTAAAATTGGAATTTTTGTTAAAGAGTATTTTAAAAAAAATCCTGAAGATACTATTTTGATCAATATTACTCCAAATAGAAATGATTGTTTAGGAATATTAGGAATTGCAAGAGATCTTTCAGTTTTAAATAATATTAATTTAAAAAATAAATATCATATTCAGAAAGATATAAAAAAAAAAAGTACAAAAAAATTTAATATTTTAGTTCAAGAAAATAATATTTGTTCAAATTATTTTTTAAAAATTATAAAAAATATTGATTTATCTATAAAAACTCCATTTTGGATTAGAGAATTTTTAAGAAAATCTCATATAGAATCTATTAATATAGTTCAAGATGTAGTAAATTATGTTTCATTAGAGTTAGGTCAATCAATTCATATTTTTGATTTTGATAAAATTAATAATAATTTTTTGAAAATTAGATTATCAAAAAAAAATGAGAAATTTTTTTTAAAAAAAAATTTTTATATTAAAACAGTAAAAGATACTATTGTTCTTTTAAATAATGAAAAAATAATATCTTTAGGTGGTTTTATAAATTCAAAAGATTTTTATATAAATAAAAATACTAAAAATATATTTTTAGGATCAGGAGTTTTTAATCATAGTTATATTGATCGAATTAAAAGTAATTATAAAAATTATTATTTATCATATGATAGTCATTTTAGAAAATGTGAAAAATATTTATCTTATTTTTCTTTAAAAAAAATTACAAAAATATTATTAAAATTATGTGGAGGAAAAATAAGTTCTGTTAATTTTTTTTCAAAATTTCATATAAAAAATAATAAAAAAATTACTTTATCATATAAAAAAATAAATAAAATTTTAGGATTTAAAATTAATAAATTTGTTATTATTGATATTTTAAAAAAATTAAAATATTGTGTTTTTGAAAATTTATCTAAAATAAAAGTTTTTCCACCATTTTTTCGTTCAGATATTTTATGTATAGAAGATGTTATATCTGATATAGCAAGATTTTATGGATATAATAAAATACCTTCTATTCCTTTAAAATTTTTTTTTAATTCTAATAAGGTAAATACTAATTTAAAAAAAATAAAAAAAATAAATAATTTTTTATTAAACAAAGGTTATTCTGAAGTAATAAATTATAGTTTTTCAGACTTTTTATCTCAAAAAATTTTTTCTAAAAAACATAAATTATTAAAAATTATTAATCCTATTTCTAAAGATTTATCTTATATGAGAGCATCTTTGTTTCCTGGGTTAATTAAAGTTATGTTATATAATAAAAATCGTCAACAAGATTCTTGTTCTATATTTGAAAGTGGTTTATGTTTTAAAAAAAAAATGAATAAAGAATTTGATATCAATCAATTTTTTGTTTTTTCTGGAATAAAAAGTGGTTTTAAACAAAAAAAAAATTGGTTATATAAGGATAGAAAATTTAATTATTATGATTTAAAATATGATGTAGAATTTTTTTTATCTTATTTTTTTAATTATAATGAAATTTTATTTAAAAAAGATAGCATTTTAGGATTTGATAAAAATTTGTGTTCAAAAATTTATTATAAAAATACTTTAATAGGATCTATTGGAATGTTAGATAATTCTGTTAAAAAATTTTTTCAATTTAAAGATGATGTATTTGCATTTGAGATTTTTATTAAAAATTTATTATTTATTGAAAAAAAAATTAATGAATTTTTTTTATATCCTTATAGTTCAAGAGATATATCTATTATTATATCAAATAAAATTTCTTCTTCGGAAATTGTTTATATATGTTATCAGGTTTCTTTAAAATATATTTTTAATGTATATATATTTGATGTTTATCAAGGAAAAAATATTCCAAAAGATAAAAAAAGTTTATCTATTAGAATTTTTTTTAAAAGTAATAAAAAAAGTTTAACTAATATTGAAATCGAATCTTTATTAAAACAATGTTTAAAAACACTAAAGAATAAATTTCAAGCTGAATTAAGAAGTAAATAA
- the yajC gene encoding preprotein translocase subunit YajC translates to MNCLMNSVYLFSINSISKNMFSIVFFLLICLLFFYFFIFKPQKEKLNTQLKLINSIVVNDEVMTKSGFIGKVCKIYKNSYLKIELNKNIKVLIKRDFILAILPKGTLKLM, encoded by the coding sequence ATGAATTGTTTAATGAATTCAGTATATTTATTTTCAATAAATTCTATTTCAAAAAATATGTTTTCTATAGTTTTTTTTTTATTAATATGTTTATTATTTTTTTATTTTTTTATATTTAAACCTCAAAAAGAAAAATTAAATACACAATTAAAATTAATAAATTCTATTGTTGTGAATGATGAAGTAATGACAAAAAGTGGTTTTATTGGAAAAGTTTGTAAAATTTACAAAAACAGTTATCTAAAAATAGAATTAAATAAAAATATTAAAGTATTAATAAAACGTGATTTTATATTAGCTATTCTTCCTAAAGGAACTTTGAAATTAATGTAA